The following proteins are encoded in a genomic region of Sorangiineae bacterium MSr12523:
- the rpmF gene encoding 50S ribosomal protein L32: MAVPKRRTSRSKRNMRRANHDKVTAIQLIACSNCGEPSVPHRACGACGFYAGRQVTAVAKKAD, translated from the coding sequence GTGGCCGTCCCCAAACGCCGTACCAGCCGATCCAAGCGTAACATGCGCCGCGCCAATCACGACAAGGTGACGGCGATCCAGCTCATTGCCTGCTCCAACTGCGGCGAGCCGAGCGTCCCCCATCGCGCCTGCGGAGCGTGTGGCTTCTACGCCGGACGCCAGGTGACCGCGGTCGCCAAAAAAGCCGACTGA
- a CDS encoding DUF177 domain-containing protein — MRPWKIPPPFAMAELQRHPEFRVPVSELDVAGKDYDFPVRASWVRGALEGNEAAPAGDDGRLEVRLSKSGSDVVVHGRLRFELTAPCARCLEPSRIPVDEKLSLLMVPASRNKAPDVEEYEFTPEEADVVPFDGDNVILDDVVRDELVLQIPMIPLCSEDCPGMSAPGVSGADPTEDTKESVDPRLLPLLRFKNLKKE; from the coding sequence ATGCGGCCGTGGAAGATTCCCCCGCCCTTCGCCATGGCCGAACTTCAGCGTCACCCCGAATTCCGAGTTCCCGTTTCCGAGCTCGATGTTGCCGGCAAAGATTACGACTTTCCGGTGCGGGCAAGCTGGGTGCGCGGAGCATTGGAAGGGAACGAGGCCGCCCCCGCGGGCGACGATGGGCGCCTCGAGGTGCGCCTCTCGAAGAGCGGCAGCGACGTGGTCGTCCACGGCCGTCTCCGGTTCGAGCTGACCGCCCCGTGCGCCCGCTGCCTGGAGCCGTCCCGCATCCCGGTCGATGAGAAGCTCAGCCTCTTGATGGTGCCCGCCAGCAGGAACAAAGCGCCGGACGTCGAGGAGTACGAGTTCACGCCAGAAGAGGCCGATGTGGTGCCCTTCGACGGCGACAATGTCATCCTGGATGACGTCGTCCGGGATGAGCTCGTTTTGCAAATCCCGATGATCCCCTTGTGTTCCGAGGATTGCCCGGGTATGAGCGCCCCTGGTGTTTCCGGCGCGGACCCTACCGAGGACACCAAGGAATCCGTAGACCCGCGCCTTTTGCCTTTGCTGCGTTTCAAGAATCTCAAGAAGGAGTAG
- a CDS encoding serine/threonine protein kinase, giving the protein MVGGATVPENPVQLLGRYALHGEIAVGGMATVHFGRLHGAIGFTRTVAIKRLHKQYARDPEFVSMFLDEARLAARIRHPNVVPTLDVVATEGELFVVMEYVHGESLSRLIRQETQKGQFIPPAIVGSIVSGTLQGLHAAHEARDERGQPLSIVHRDVSPHNVLVGSDGVARVLDFGVAKAAGRIHTTQQGQIKGKLPYMAPEQLSSESELTRQVDVYAASVCLWEALTGRRLFWGDNEGIVLAKVLTSEVEPPSRYARDIGPELDEVVLRGLARDVGQRFGTAREMAIALERALGRVASAAEIADWMEGAAGPVLAARHRAVAAMEQQTPITGPVNTDQVLHEISSMRKAPETSAASVASQTSQTSQVSGPVPADMPSERGSAPSAITAYSHAFSEFSPEAGRRRRVIVVAVLVGFAGLLVVLFGVAIWASRKEEVPRAVTTVTVEPSASTAPTPSTAPTPSPTPSAIPTPTPTPTPSQTPTPTPTPIRSLAPSASGVGKPVGKAKKNCDPPYSIDANGRKRFKAECL; this is encoded by the coding sequence ATGGTGGGCGGCGCCACTGTCCCCGAAAATCCAGTACAGCTGCTCGGGCGCTATGCGCTGCACGGGGAAATCGCGGTCGGTGGCATGGCGACCGTTCACTTTGGGCGTCTCCATGGTGCCATTGGCTTCACGCGCACGGTGGCGATCAAGCGATTGCACAAGCAGTACGCGCGGGATCCTGAGTTCGTGTCCATGTTCCTCGACGAGGCCCGGCTGGCCGCGCGCATTCGCCATCCCAACGTGGTGCCGACGCTCGATGTGGTGGCCACCGAGGGTGAGCTCTTCGTCGTGATGGAGTACGTCCATGGCGAATCGCTGTCGCGGCTGATTCGCCAGGAGACGCAGAAGGGCCAATTCATTCCTCCGGCCATCGTGGGGAGCATCGTGTCGGGCACGCTGCAGGGCCTGCACGCCGCACACGAAGCGCGGGACGAGCGCGGCCAGCCGTTGTCGATCGTGCATCGGGACGTGTCGCCGCACAACGTCCTGGTGGGCTCCGATGGCGTGGCACGGGTGCTCGATTTCGGCGTGGCCAAGGCGGCGGGACGGATTCACACGACGCAGCAAGGCCAGATCAAGGGCAAGCTCCCATACATGGCGCCCGAGCAGCTCTCGTCGGAGTCGGAGCTCACGCGGCAGGTGGACGTGTACGCGGCCTCCGTCTGCCTGTGGGAGGCGCTCACCGGCCGGCGGCTTTTCTGGGGCGACAACGAGGGCATCGTGCTGGCGAAGGTCCTGACGAGCGAGGTAGAGCCACCGAGTCGTTACGCGCGGGACATCGGGCCTGAATTGGACGAGGTGGTGCTGCGCGGTCTGGCGCGGGACGTGGGCCAGCGCTTTGGAACGGCGCGCGAGATGGCCATTGCGCTGGAGCGAGCGCTGGGGCGGGTGGCGAGTGCCGCGGAGATTGCGGACTGGATGGAGGGGGCGGCGGGGCCGGTGCTGGCCGCGCGGCATCGCGCGGTAGCCGCGATGGAGCAGCAAACGCCGATCACGGGCCCCGTGAACACGGACCAAGTGCTGCACGAGATTTCGTCGATGCGAAAGGCGCCCGAGACGAGCGCGGCGAGCGTGGCGAGTCAGACGAGCCAGACGAGCCAGGTGAGCGGGCCGGTGCCGGCGGACATGCCGTCGGAGCGGGGATCGGCACCATCGGCCATTACCGCGTATTCGCACGCGTTCTCGGAGTTTTCGCCCGAGGCAGGGAGGCGACGGCGCGTGATCGTGGTGGCGGTGCTGGTGGGGTTTGCCGGGTTGTTGGTGGTGTTGTTCGGGGTGGCGATTTGGGCGTCGCGGAAGGAGGAGGTGCCGCGCGCGGTGACGACGGTGACGGTGGAGCCGAGTGCGAGTACGGCGCCGACTCCGAGTACGGCGCCGACGCCGAGTCCGACGCCGAGTGCGATTCCGACTCCGACTCCGACTCCGACTCCGAGTCAGACTCCGACGCCGACTCCGACGCCGATTCGGAGTCTGGCTCCGAGTGCGAGTGGCGTGGGGAAGCCGGTTGGGAAGGCCAAGAAGAACTGTGATCCGCCCTATTCGATTGATGCGAATGGGAGGAAGCGGTTCAAGGCGGAGTGTCTATGA
- a CDS encoding MarR family transcriptional regulator: MKRSQAAAASASTTDARKDIDELLKTLIYLYTENRRVVKALAARASLTGPQLTVVKMLEHMGDLSLSELSDAIRAQNSTVTGIVDRMEREGIVERVRSTDDRRVVRIHLTEKGNKLASEIPIEPIGIFESALEALSPQELRDALRVAAKVTARIKAIIKRDFPDLGDPKE; this comes from the coding sequence ATGAAACGATCCCAGGCCGCTGCCGCGAGCGCTTCCACGACCGATGCGCGAAAAGACATCGACGAGCTCCTGAAGACGCTCATCTATCTCTACACCGAAAATCGGCGCGTCGTGAAAGCTCTCGCCGCGCGGGCGAGTCTGACGGGGCCGCAGCTCACCGTGGTGAAGATGCTCGAGCACATGGGCGATCTTTCCTTGTCCGAGCTATCCGATGCCATCCGCGCGCAAAACAGCACGGTGACCGGCATCGTCGATCGGATGGAGCGCGAGGGCATCGTCGAACGCGTCCGCTCGACGGACGATCGGCGGGTGGTGCGCATCCACCTCACCGAGAAGGGCAACAAGCTGGCCAGCGAGATCCCCATCGAGCCGATTGGCATCTTCGAGAGTGCGCTCGAGGCGCTCAGTCCTCAAGAGCTGCGCGATGCCCTCCGAGTAGCTGCCAAAGTCACCGCGCGCATCAAAGCCATCATCAAGCGAGACTTCCCCGATCTGGGCGATCCCAAGGAGTGA
- a CDS encoding 3-keto-5-aminohexanoate cleavage protein: MSHRDPDLCVITCAVTGVLANRKQCPAIPYTPVEIAEECKRAYDAGASVVHIHARNDDGSPTFSPATFAAIKREVRERCPILLNFSTGTIFEDVSEQCTYIRESRPEIAALNMGTMNYSKYSEKRKEFAFDMVFPNTYRKIIELLTAMNESGVKPELECFDTGHTQGIAPLLDMGVLRPPLQFSFIVNVLGGIPPLVESLQLQTRIMPPGSEWEVIGISRCQWKMMAAALVLGGNVRAGLEDNLYLPNGEMARSNGELIEVAARLVRDVGRKVATVDEAKAILNL; encoded by the coding sequence ATGAGCCATCGCGATCCGGATCTCTGCGTCATCACCTGCGCCGTGACCGGCGTGCTGGCCAACCGCAAGCAGTGCCCGGCCATCCCGTACACGCCGGTGGAAATCGCCGAGGAGTGCAAGCGTGCTTACGACGCCGGCGCCTCCGTGGTGCACATCCATGCGCGAAACGACGATGGCTCGCCCACGTTCAGCCCGGCCACGTTCGCCGCGATCAAGCGCGAGGTCCGCGAGCGCTGCCCCATCCTGCTCAATTTCTCGACGGGAACCATTTTCGAAGACGTCTCCGAACAATGCACGTACATCCGGGAAAGCCGCCCCGAGATTGCTGCATTGAACATGGGGACGATGAATTATTCGAAGTATTCGGAAAAGCGAAAAGAGTTCGCCTTCGATATGGTGTTTCCGAATACATATCGAAAGATCATCGAATTACTGACCGCCATGAACGAGAGCGGCGTCAAACCCGAGCTCGAATGCTTCGATACCGGGCACACGCAGGGCATTGCACCGCTTTTGGACATGGGCGTATTGCGCCCGCCGCTTCAATTCTCCTTCATCGTCAATGTGCTCGGCGGCATTCCGCCCCTGGTCGAAAGTCTGCAATTGCAGACGCGCATCATGCCGCCGGGCAGCGAATGGGAAGTCATTGGCATCAGCCGCTGCCAATGGAAGATGATGGCCGCGGCCCTGGTCCTCGGCGGCAACGTGCGTGCGGGATTGGAGGACAATCTGTATTTGCCCAATGGCGAGATGGCCCGCTCGAACGGCGAATTGATCGAGGTGGCCGCCCGCCTGGTGCGTGACGTCGGTCGCAAGGTTGCGACGGTGGACGAGGCGAAGGCGATTCTGAATCTTTAG
- a CDS encoding beta-ketoacyl synthase, with protein sequence MSSPRSSDRPSRRRIGIYGVGVVAPGGRNVQAFEALLQRGATALGPTTRSEFGNGLFAVGEPDFSFDDYAAWIAERHGEAYVTRMRAKMADNVQFAVGATIQALQCDPNLERLVREVDDGCHVYVGSGVGDLPESYRAAASLERATRAWNHFWAQPEHCAARKQFEASGLAPGGAEAPPPNPASFPVDSDARFEARKAWDAYWASRSEELEVFLKRFAAIEKLDADDENQDKAHMSAMRKRSRAHRALVTEFGCPPPPWTEVSPNLIWNIQNGPAAQITMLLGVHGAAFAPVGACSTFGVALKCGRDAILRGEAKMAIVGTTDPRPDAALVAAFHTARVMPGIPEVNLPFTSLRGTHVSGGSCIWIIGDAEFCEARDLRPIGGYVEAIALSSDAEHIITPSQSGPKRAIGRAYAEAGIEPSDVAVIDLHATGTPGDLNELALIDEYVTDRTRITARKGQLGHGMANSGGWELTELALSLARGTAFPTGVADHALHPRVQRKGSIVMSETPLEGDIGVKLMLGIGGITACIVMRGARPSAD encoded by the coding sequence ATGTCATCGCCCCGTTCATCGGATCGCCCTTCCCGCCGTCGCATCGGCATTTATGGCGTTGGAGTGGTTGCGCCGGGAGGGCGCAACGTCCAGGCATTCGAAGCGCTCCTTCAACGCGGGGCGACCGCGCTCGGCCCCACGACCCGATCCGAATTCGGCAATGGCCTTTTTGCCGTGGGCGAGCCCGATTTCTCCTTCGATGACTACGCCGCGTGGATCGCCGAGCGCCATGGCGAGGCCTACGTGACGCGGATGCGCGCCAAGATGGCCGATAATGTTCAGTTCGCTGTAGGCGCCACGATCCAGGCGCTCCAGTGCGATCCCAATCTGGAGCGGCTGGTGCGCGAGGTCGACGACGGCTGCCACGTCTACGTTGGCTCCGGCGTGGGCGATCTCCCCGAGAGCTACCGCGCCGCCGCCTCGCTCGAGCGCGCCACCCGTGCGTGGAATCACTTTTGGGCGCAACCCGAGCATTGTGCAGCACGCAAGCAATTCGAGGCGAGTGGCTTGGCCCCCGGGGGCGCCGAGGCCCCGCCGCCGAACCCGGCATCGTTCCCCGTCGACAGCGATGCCCGTTTCGAGGCGCGCAAGGCGTGGGATGCGTATTGGGCCTCCCGCTCCGAGGAGCTGGAGGTCTTTTTGAAGCGGTTCGCGGCCATCGAAAAGCTCGACGCGGACGACGAGAATCAAGACAAGGCGCACATGAGCGCGATGCGCAAGCGGTCGCGCGCGCACCGAGCGCTCGTCACGGAGTTTGGCTGCCCTCCCCCGCCGTGGACCGAGGTGAGCCCCAACCTGATTTGGAACATTCAGAACGGCCCCGCCGCGCAGATCACCATGCTGCTCGGCGTACACGGCGCGGCCTTTGCGCCCGTCGGGGCCTGCTCGACGTTCGGCGTCGCCCTCAAGTGCGGGCGCGATGCCATCCTCCGCGGCGAGGCCAAAATGGCCATCGTGGGCACCACCGACCCGCGCCCCGACGCCGCATTGGTGGCCGCCTTCCACACCGCGCGCGTGATGCCGGGCATCCCCGAGGTGAACCTTCCCTTTACCTCCCTGCGGGGCACCCACGTCTCGGGCGGCTCGTGCATCTGGATCATCGGCGATGCAGAGTTCTGCGAGGCCCGCGATCTGCGCCCCATCGGTGGCTACGTCGAGGCCATCGCGCTGTCGTCGGATGCAGAGCACATCATCACGCCGTCGCAATCGGGCCCCAAGCGCGCCATCGGCCGCGCCTACGCGGAGGCCGGCATCGAGCCGTCGGACGTGGCGGTCATCGACCTGCACGCCACCGGCACGCCGGGCGACTTGAACGAGCTCGCCCTCATCGACGAATACGTCACAGACCGAACGCGCATCACCGCGCGCAAAGGCCAGCTCGGTCATGGCATGGCCAATTCGGGCGGTTGGGAACTCACCGAACTCGCGTTGAGCCTCGCGCGAGGGACCGCCTTCCCCACCGGCGTGGCCGATCATGCGCTCCACCCGCGGGTGCAGCGCAAGGGCTCCATCGTCATGTCGGAAACGCCCCTCGAGGGCGACATCGGCGTGAAATTGATGCTCGGCATCGGCGGAATCACCGCGTGCATCGTCATGCGCGGGGCCCGGCCCAGCGCCGACTAA